One genomic window of Paraburkholderia sp. BL23I1N1 includes the following:
- a CDS encoding CPBP family intramembrane glutamic endopeptidase, whose protein sequence is MDAWSRDWTPFSSSLPHKTNVVSVELCSMKPEKDFPHAFIDLAKLGRTDWQAIALTILILACVIAVSTLGALLLPIPGMPAYRSLYFEHFSILAAFNSLLLDAGSPVGVFGFWLACKFALRRPFRSLISIDLKFRVRRFLLGAALYQLAFMVGVAAMWLYAGLRFDIWTSPIGHFQLPKTDPNVNPILKVSLALITLLGIAFLAFGEELYMRGWMTQTIGQYIRIPVVVVVLVAVLFAMFHTQYKWPVKIEMFFCALGFSALSLRDRRLELAVGAHSMMNIWVTLTPMFFTGSHSNTHILIPDAIVFALIKGALPFALMYWFLQKTKGWFAPVGESLPHIENAVSAEHCS, encoded by the coding sequence GTGGATGCCTGGTCCCGCGACTGGACGCCGTTTTCGTCATCGTTGCCGCATAAAACAAACGTTGTTTCAGTCGAACTGTGTTCAATGAAACCAGAAAAAGATTTCCCGCATGCCTTCATCGATCTTGCAAAGTTGGGCCGAACCGACTGGCAGGCGATAGCGTTGACTATTCTGATTCTTGCTTGCGTCATCGCCGTGAGCACACTCGGCGCTTTGTTGTTGCCCATTCCGGGAATGCCCGCATATCGGTCACTGTATTTCGAACATTTTAGTATCCTTGCGGCCTTTAATTCTTTGCTTCTTGACGCGGGAAGTCCGGTCGGCGTTTTCGGATTCTGGCTCGCATGCAAATTTGCTCTGCGACGCCCGTTCCGTTCCCTGATTTCAATCGATTTGAAGTTCCGTGTCCGGCGCTTTTTGCTCGGCGCGGCACTGTACCAGCTTGCCTTCATGGTCGGTGTCGCGGCCATGTGGCTGTATGCTGGACTGCGCTTCGATATATGGACATCTCCGATTGGGCATTTCCAGCTTCCGAAGACTGATCCGAATGTAAACCCGATTCTGAAAGTGTCACTTGCACTAATTACGCTGCTCGGCATCGCCTTTCTCGCATTCGGAGAAGAACTGTATATGCGTGGCTGGATGACGCAGACCATTGGGCAATATATTCGCATCCCGGTCGTAGTCGTGGTATTAGTGGCCGTTTTGTTCGCCATGTTTCACACGCAGTATAAATGGCCGGTGAAGATTGAAATGTTCTTTTGTGCGCTTGGGTTTTCCGCCTTGAGTCTGCGGGATCGACGGCTTGAGCTTGCGGTCGGGGCGCACTCAATGATGAACATTTGGGTGACGCTGACACCGATGTTTTTCACGGGCTCACATTCCAATACGCATATCTTGATCCCGGATGCAATTGTTTTCGCGTTGATAAAAGGTGCGCTGCCCTTCGCGCTGATGTACTGGTTCCTGCAAAAGACGAAAGGATGGTTCGCGCCGGTTGGCGAAAGTCTACCGCATATCGAAAATGCTGTTTCAGCAGAGCATTGCTCATGA
- a CDS encoding PQQ-binding-like beta-propeller repeat protein — MNDFSQNRQSLLRDLIESKCVFRAPKHRLVSSSGKSLSWLIDLRPILLSSEGLDTLAELFWTRYADQLPFQVGGMEMAAVPLVAAILMNAARKGYNVTGFIIHKERKRYGRMNAIEGDVSDAPVLLVDDIFNSGTSLEQSRVVLEEISRTIWKVWSVIDYGSRTGTEWQKRHGVTVESAYALEDFGLKLSVPKSHAAQLSFVTRWVAKTESANHHYVVPKSAPRAQNGFIYFGTDAGEMRCVDGASGQTRWSFKIEAGRSKGIWSTPYVTHDRVFFGGYDGNLYALCAENGREIWRYVEPDWIGSSPAYAADLGLVFIGVEYASPTRAGGVTAIDAKSGQKVWEYPTRCYVHGSPLYVADIAAVLCGTNDGALVALDAHTGAVRWQFQTNGAIKHAPALDLERRQVVFGSFDGGIRGVSLDTGELRFCIQTGNAVYTTPLIDGARAWCGSTDKYLYVIDLATGEGIAKIGAHSKIFSSPARIGPWVWFGSTNGRVRAIDPATFALAGVFQLPDAVTSAVEYDSVNRMLIVVSIANRLYGISVMPPVLREQSEDGQSQIDVTALQLARLTVDAVINHTPLPDPERYRLTGAYPHGGVFVSLRNQTTLQRIGRGGQWTFDAAGSSPEMSVIVATTKACANLSIDSLRETIVSVSLFGPLEQTTLEELNHEKFGIVVRATAGAKLGGALPNSPEYSNEQGQYLHALRNAKFTQWEGHTLYRHTVERQAEDLSWPVYGAPFPYDEADLTRFVAWLLSPGGRAESQDFYSGLADRLSALAVTRYVDALVAGSNDARRQAVDAKVTTILLPVAGMQNADVSDLKESVASQRTGAERVLLSLIFKGRSVGERTRLRGHFRMDRDALICRNDAESQVFLPALNMQRGMDAETLIATLPDFPAATWEIAPCWTWAVEGEANPLLVRGMTDAILSADSRINGSAGAIVDVSHNPLFQE, encoded by the coding sequence ATGAACGACTTCAGCCAGAACAGACAGAGCTTGCTGCGTGACCTGATTGAATCGAAATGCGTATTCCGCGCGCCTAAACATCGGCTTGTATCATCAAGCGGAAAATCCCTGTCATGGCTGATTGATTTACGACCGATCCTGCTTTCATCGGAAGGGCTCGATACGCTTGCTGAGTTATTCTGGACGCGCTACGCGGACCAACTGCCGTTTCAGGTAGGCGGCATGGAAATGGCCGCTGTACCGCTTGTGGCCGCGATTCTCATGAATGCCGCGCGAAAGGGATATAACGTCACTGGCTTTATCATTCACAAAGAGCGCAAGCGCTATGGCCGGATGAATGCCATTGAAGGTGACGTTTCGGATGCGCCGGTTCTGCTTGTGGATGATATTTTCAATAGCGGCACGAGTCTTGAGCAATCGAGAGTCGTGCTCGAAGAAATTAGCCGCACCATCTGGAAAGTCTGGAGCGTGATCGATTACGGTTCCCGCACCGGAACCGAATGGCAGAAGCGACACGGCGTTACGGTCGAATCTGCTTACGCCCTTGAGGATTTCGGACTCAAGCTGTCGGTTCCTAAAAGCCACGCAGCACAGCTTTCATTCGTCACGCGCTGGGTCGCTAAAACAGAGTCCGCGAATCATCATTATGTCGTGCCGAAGTCGGCACCGCGTGCGCAAAACGGCTTTATTTATTTCGGCACGGATGCCGGGGAAATGCGCTGCGTTGATGGGGCGAGCGGTCAAACGCGTTGGAGCTTCAAAATCGAAGCAGGGCGCTCGAAAGGAATCTGGTCCACGCCTTACGTCACGCATGATCGGGTTTTCTTCGGCGGCTATGACGGCAATCTGTACGCCCTGTGTGCAGAGAATGGGCGAGAAATATGGCGATACGTTGAGCCTGACTGGATCGGATCATCACCGGCCTACGCGGCTGATTTGGGCCTCGTGTTCATCGGCGTTGAATATGCCAGTCCGACACGAGCTGGCGGCGTAACGGCCATCGATGCAAAGTCCGGTCAGAAGGTTTGGGAATATCCGACCCGTTGCTATGTCCACGGCTCCCCGCTCTATGTCGCAGATATTGCGGCAGTGCTGTGCGGCACCAATGACGGCGCATTAGTGGCGCTCGATGCGCATACCGGCGCGGTTCGATGGCAATTCCAGACGAACGGCGCAATCAAGCATGCGCCTGCGCTAGACCTTGAGCGCCGACAGGTCGTGTTTGGTTCCTTCGATGGCGGTATTCGTGGCGTGAGTCTCGATACCGGCGAACTGAGATTCTGCATCCAGACGGGAAATGCGGTCTACACCACGCCGCTGATTGACGGCGCTCGCGCCTGGTGTGGATCGACGGACAAATATCTGTATGTGATTGACCTCGCGACCGGCGAAGGCATTGCGAAAATCGGCGCGCACTCGAAGATATTTTCGTCGCCTGCTCGTATCGGGCCCTGGGTATGGTTCGGCAGCACGAACGGGCGTGTTCGCGCAATCGACCCGGCAACCTTTGCGCTGGCCGGGGTGTTTCAACTGCCGGATGCCGTCACAAGCGCCGTCGAATACGATTCGGTTAATCGCATGCTCATAGTCGTTAGTATAGCAAACCGCCTGTATGGAATATCAGTGATGCCACCGGTCCTGCGGGAACAATCAGAAGATGGTCAGTCGCAGATTGACGTGACGGCGCTGCAACTTGCTCGCCTCACCGTCGATGCGGTGATAAATCACACGCCTTTGCCTGATCCTGAACGATATCGTCTGACCGGCGCGTATCCGCATGGTGGCGTCTTTGTCAGCCTGCGAAACCAGACGACCTTGCAACGGATCGGACGTGGCGGCCAGTGGACATTTGATGCAGCCGGTTCGTCGCCGGAAATGTCGGTCATCGTCGCAACGACAAAAGCCTGTGCAAATCTGTCTATCGATTCACTGCGTGAGACGATTGTCAGCGTCAGCCTGTTTGGTCCGCTTGAGCAAACCACGCTCGAAGAACTGAACCATGAAAAATTCGGGATCGTTGTACGGGCCACGGCGGGCGCGAAGCTCGGCGGCGCACTGCCGAATTCGCCGGAATATAGCAACGAGCAGGGCCAATATCTTCATGCGCTGCGCAATGCGAAGTTCACGCAGTGGGAAGGGCACACGCTTTACCGGCACACGGTTGAACGGCAGGCGGAAGACCTGTCCTGGCCCGTCTACGGCGCTCCTTTTCCATATGACGAGGCTGATTTGACGCGCTTCGTGGCGTGGCTGCTGAGCCCGGGGGGACGGGCCGAATCGCAGGATTTCTATTCGGGACTCGCAGACCGTCTTTCGGCGCTCGCCGTTACGCGGTACGTCGATGCGCTTGTCGCAGGCTCCAATGACGCTCGCCGTCAAGCCGTCGATGCAAAAGTCACGACGATTCTTTTACCGGTTGCCGGAATGCAGAACGCGGACGTGAGTGACCTGAAGGAATCGGTAGCCAGTCAGCGTACCGGCGCAGAACGCGTTCTGTTGTCGCTGATATTCAAAGGCCGCAGCGTAGGTGAGCGCACGCGCCTTCGCGGGCATTTTCGGATGGATCGCGATGCACTGATCTGCCGGAACGATGCCGAATCACAGGTATTTCTGCCTGCACTGAACATGCAACGTGGGATGGACGCAGAAACGTTGATCGCAACGTTGCCGGATTTTCCGGCTGCGACGTGGGAAATTGCGCCTTGCTGGACGTGGGCGGTCGAGGGTGAAGCAAATCCGCTTCTAGTGCGAGGCATGACGGACGCAATTCTGAGCGCGGATTCAAGAATCAATGGCAGTGCGGGTGCCATTGTGGATGTATCTCACAACCCGCTTTTTCAGGAGTAG
- a CDS encoding TrbM/KikA/MpfK family conjugal transfer protein: protein MKTLLGMLLAGSLLVGPLISTPAHADDNEDACGAVLCLAGLMAGGSGGQKCSGYEANYFSIVRYHHGHFDLSGTSNARGDYLNQCRSVGGDQKSSVNSKYGSVENGP, encoded by the coding sequence ATGAAAACCCTTCTGGGAATGCTTCTGGCCGGCTCGCTTCTGGTCGGCCCGCTCATCAGCACGCCGGCGCACGCCGACGACAACGAAGACGCCTGCGGTGCGGTGCTCTGTCTTGCGGGGTTGATGGCAGGCGGCAGCGGTGGACAGAAATGCAGTGGGTACGAGGCCAACTATTTTTCGATTGTGCGCTATCACCATGGGCACTTCGATCTGAGTGGCACTTCGAACGCACGAGGTGATTACCTGAACCAGTGCCGATCGGTTGGCGGCGACCAGAAAAGTTCTGTCAATTCGAAATACGGCAGCGTCGAGAACGGGCCTTGA
- the stbB gene encoding StbB family protein, whose amino-acid sequence MKIAVINFSGNVGKSTVAHHLLAPRLDGADVISIESINSDGTETAALRGKEFDELQERMMSRTNVVVDVGASNVEDYISLMQRYEGSHEDFDRFVVPTVPALKQQLDTIATLNQLGELGIPASRIRLLFNFVDSKSDVTRVFARLFEQHRKASTFVIDSSAVVYENPIYEKIKAVGKTISEVNDDPIDYVAWNAQALEDGTPEQERARIRQMVAIKRLASRVTREHDDAFRLLVQ is encoded by the coding sequence ATGAAGATCGCCGTAATCAATTTCTCGGGCAACGTCGGCAAAAGCACCGTTGCCCACCATCTCCTCGCACCGCGCCTTGACGGTGCGGACGTCATTTCCATCGAATCCATCAACTCGGATGGAACCGAGACCGCCGCGCTGCGTGGAAAAGAGTTCGACGAACTGCAGGAACGGATGATGTCACGCACTAACGTCGTGGTCGACGTGGGTGCATCAAATGTCGAGGACTACATTTCGCTGATGCAGCGGTATGAGGGCTCCCATGAAGACTTCGACAGATTCGTTGTTCCGACCGTACCCGCTCTCAAACAGCAACTGGACACGATTGCGACACTTAACCAGCTAGGCGAATTAGGCATTCCGGCGAGCCGGATCCGGCTGCTGTTCAACTTCGTAGACAGCAAGTCGGATGTAACCAGGGTATTCGCGCGGTTGTTCGAACAGCATCGCAAAGCCAGTACGTTTGTGATCGATTCGTCGGCGGTCGTATACGAAAATCCGATCTACGAAAAAATCAAAGCGGTTGGCAAGACAATCAGTGAAGTCAACGATGATCCAATCGATTATGTAGCCTGGAATGCTCAGGCACTGGAAGACGGTACCCCCGAGCAGGAACGGGCTCGCATCCGCCAGATGGTAGCAATCAAACGGCTTGCTTCACGCGTGACGCGAGAACATGACGATGCCTTCCGGCTACTGGTGCAGTAA
- a CDS encoding type IV secretory system conjugative DNA transfer family protein, with protein sequence MSHMYPPFIVGKHKGEYLKYYGQDFLMTAAGTRSGKGTSLVIPNLLTYPDSVVVEDIKEENYLYTSGYRRACGHETYLWAPFSEDGRSHAYNPLEYIQRRAPYTRVGDVMTIGEHLYPSNVDARLKYWNDNARNLFIGIVLYLLETPSLPCTFGEVLRQASGKGRAIREHISSIVSTRADAAHATQGTEGLPPLTFECLDALNRFLSQSKEAFANIVSTMTAPLNVFSNPVVDAATSRSDFDLADVRRKRMSIYVGIKPGDLKAGALLINLFFSQLIDLNTRELPAENPALKYQCALILDEFAAPGKIDIIDTANPFIAGYNLRLMLIFQGMSQIEDPKLYGKHGAETLAINCKMRSLYAPRTVKESEEYSKMLGTFTLMARSRSRSRGRSSSTSTNDSEHGRPLMLPQELRALKHNKQIITMEGCEPILCEKAFFYEDAELVDRLVRQSPYLQGVMAKLETTNRRRAWFGFGPKFPDETQMKHAAFVARELCAPVPKIDVEQWWQTQNEARRAQQAAAAAELALQSGGQTRDVRDVREHEIGVLAPVHLANRHSIRASLFQLMPYLREVLPESATAAAAVSGQTAASEPQPEPQGATV encoded by the coding sequence ATGTCACACATGTATCCACCGTTCATTGTCGGCAAGCACAAGGGCGAATACCTGAAGTACTACGGCCAGGATTTCCTGATGACGGCCGCCGGCACCCGCTCCGGCAAGGGCACCTCGCTCGTGATCCCGAATCTTCTCACCTATCCCGATTCGGTCGTGGTCGAGGACATCAAGGAAGAGAACTACCTGTACACGTCAGGCTACCGCCGGGCGTGTGGTCACGAGACCTACCTGTGGGCGCCGTTCTCCGAAGACGGACGCTCGCACGCGTATAACCCGCTTGAATACATCCAGCGCCGCGCGCCGTACACCCGTGTAGGTGACGTGATGACGATCGGCGAACACCTGTATCCGTCCAACGTCGATGCGCGCCTGAAGTACTGGAACGACAACGCGCGCAACCTGTTCATCGGCATCGTGCTGTATCTGCTGGAAACGCCTTCGCTGCCGTGCACGTTCGGCGAGGTGTTGCGGCAGGCCTCCGGCAAGGGTCGGGCGATCCGTGAACACATCTCGTCGATCGTCAGCACGCGCGCCGACGCAGCGCATGCGACTCAGGGCACTGAGGGCCTGCCGCCGCTCACCTTCGAGTGTCTCGATGCGCTGAACCGCTTCCTGTCGCAGTCGAAAGAGGCCTTCGCGAACATCGTGTCGACGATGACCGCGCCGCTGAACGTTTTCAGCAATCCCGTCGTGGACGCCGCAACCAGCCGTTCGGACTTCGATCTGGCCGATGTGCGCAGAAAGCGCATGTCGATCTATGTGGGCATCAAGCCAGGCGACCTGAAGGCCGGCGCGCTGCTGATCAACCTCTTTTTCTCGCAGCTGATCGACCTGAACACGCGCGAACTGCCTGCCGAAAATCCTGCGCTCAAATACCAGTGCGCGCTGATCCTGGACGAGTTTGCAGCGCCCGGCAAGATCGACATCATCGATACGGCCAACCCGTTCATTGCTGGCTACAACCTCCGGCTGATGCTGATCTTTCAGGGCATGTCCCAGATCGAGGATCCGAAGCTGTACGGGAAGCACGGTGCCGAAACGCTGGCGATCAACTGCAAGATGCGTAGCCTTTATGCGCCGCGCACGGTGAAGGAGTCGGAAGAGTACTCGAAGATGCTGGGCACCTTCACGCTGATGGCGCGCTCGCGCAGCCGTAGCCGCGGCCGCAGTTCGTCGACCAGTACCAACGACTCGGAACATGGCAGGCCTCTCATGTTGCCGCAGGAGTTGCGCGCGCTGAAGCACAACAAACAGATCATCACGATGGAGGGCTGCGAGCCGATCCTGTGCGAGAAGGCGTTTTTCTATGAAGACGCCGAACTCGTCGACCGGCTCGTGCGACAGAGCCCCTACCTGCAGGGCGTCATGGCGAAGCTGGAGACGACCAACCGCCGTCGCGCCTGGTTCGGTTTCGGTCCGAAGTTTCCTGACGAAACGCAAATGAAACACGCGGCGTTCGTCGCGCGCGAACTGTGCGCACCCGTGCCGAAGATCGACGTCGAACAGTGGTGGCAGACGCAGAACGAGGCGCGCCGCGCACAGCAGGCTGCAGCGGCCGCCGAGTTGGCCCTGCAGTCGGGCGGCCAGACGCGAGATGTCCGGGATGTTCGCGAGCACGAGATCGGTGTCCTCGCGCCTGTTCATCTGGCCAACCGTCACAGCATCCGCGCATCGCTTTTCCAGTTGATGCCGTATCTGCGTGAAGTCCTGCCCGAATCAGCAACCGCGGCCGCCGCCGTGTCAGGGCAGACCGCAGCATCTGAACCCCAGCCTGAACCGCAAGGAGCAACTGTATGA
- a CDS encoding LPD7 domain-containing protein, whose protein sequence is MNEIEFPADRIDYRERDAANADDASTIRARVTPPANEPDAGAVPGNPDTPVDNATEERLKKIRAADREKVEKLLKRDAAPNVATDTATDEAVKPAAGTGKPLGKKGEEPPNIIRPKPVFEKTGYDVPKSVSNRYVAHEGKFLDRKSETVHFEDKGRSLSTASEDREVIAHMVEVAKAKNWGELQLKGSEEFRRQAWIAAELAGVPTRGFKPASQDRAALTAAREAMRIGAGDRSNDGEGARTNSLETAAGQKQDATGPEKPVPDPASGAVAGPVPASQDAGRGATQTGPRADKQSQQQPQPDQSMADPQPASPSLDQSAAGVTAGVLVAHGGAPFNHDPKQNASYYATVRTAGGERTVWGLDLERAIGESRVQPGQRIELEKGGSKTVTAQQRQFDDKGNELAPKSVESRRNEWLVSSPDVPGLPTREQREALASVRREVDERRRIDQARERFLNGDWQYSKEQQKTLDEARERIKAQAAREVLRDEIRGLPEQQQEKLMGEFESAVAEARAANRPLEVPIPQVSEATIEAVREQIEREQRGLAQAAQQATQPASREPGQDPQPHTAGHDGPTLEMEP, encoded by the coding sequence ATGAACGAGATCGAATTTCCTGCCGACCGGATCGATTACCGCGAACGCGATGCGGCCAACGCCGATGATGCGTCGACCATCCGCGCGCGCGTCACGCCGCCGGCGAACGAGCCGGACGCGGGCGCCGTGCCTGGCAATCCGGACACGCCGGTCGATAACGCGACTGAAGAGCGCCTGAAGAAGATTCGCGCGGCCGATCGGGAGAAGGTCGAGAAGCTGCTCAAGCGCGACGCCGCACCCAACGTCGCGACCGACACAGCGACCGACGAGGCGGTGAAGCCGGCCGCCGGCACCGGCAAGCCACTCGGGAAGAAGGGCGAGGAGCCGCCGAACATCATCCGACCGAAACCGGTTTTTGAGAAGACCGGCTATGACGTGCCGAAGTCGGTCAGTAACCGCTATGTCGCGCACGAAGGCAAGTTTCTCGATCGCAAGAGCGAGACGGTGCACTTCGAGGACAAGGGCCGCTCGCTGTCCACGGCCAGCGAGGACCGCGAGGTGATCGCGCACATGGTCGAGGTCGCGAAAGCGAAAAACTGGGGAGAACTGCAGCTCAAGGGCAGCGAGGAATTCCGCCGGCAGGCGTGGATTGCGGCCGAACTTGCCGGCGTGCCAACGCGCGGTTTCAAACCCGCATCGCAAGATCGCGCCGCACTGACTGCCGCACGCGAAGCGATGCGCATCGGCGCCGGAGACAGATCGAACGACGGCGAGGGGGCCCGCACGAACTCGCTGGAAACCGCTGCCGGCCAGAAGCAGGATGCGACGGGCCCTGAAAAGCCCGTGCCGGATCCCGCCAGCGGTGCCGTCGCAGGTCCGGTCCCGGCGTCGCAGGATGCCGGCCGCGGCGCGACGCAGACGGGCCCGAGGGCTGATAAACAGTCGCAACAGCAGCCGCAGCCGGACCAGTCCATGGCAGACCCTCAACCCGCTTCGCCGTCGCTGGATCAGTCTGCGGCTGGCGTGACTGCGGGCGTACTCGTCGCGCACGGCGGTGCACCGTTCAATCACGATCCGAAGCAGAACGCGAGCTATTACGCGACCGTGCGCACGGCCGGCGGTGAACGCACCGTGTGGGGACTGGATCTCGAACGCGCGATCGGCGAAAGCCGTGTGCAACCCGGTCAGCGGATCGAGCTGGAAAAGGGCGGTAGCAAAACGGTCACTGCGCAGCAGCGTCAGTTCGACGACAAGGGTAACGAACTCGCCCCGAAGTCGGTGGAAAGCCGGCGCAACGAATGGCTGGTGTCCTCGCCGGATGTACCGGGTCTGCCCACGCGCGAGCAGCGCGAGGCGCTGGCCAGCGTGCGCCGCGAAGTGGACGAGCGCCGCCGGATCGATCAGGCGCGCGAGCGGTTCCTGAACGGAGACTGGCAATACTCGAAGGAACAGCAGAAGACGCTCGATGAGGCGCGCGAACGCATCAAGGCGCAGGCCGCGCGCGAGGTGCTGCGTGACGAGATCAGGGGCTTGCCCGAGCAGCAGCAGGAGAAGCTGATGGGGGAGTTCGAAAGCGCCGTGGCCGAGGCGCGCGCGGCTAACCGGCCGCTGGAGGTCCCGATTCCGCAGGTCAGCGAGGCAACGATCGAGGCGGTGCGTGAGCAGATCGAGCGCGAGCAGCGGGGGCTGGCCCAGGCCGCGCAGCAGGCGACGCAACCTGCGTCGCGGGAGCCGGGACAGGATCCGCAGCCACACACCGCCGGACACGACGGACCGACCCTCGAAATGGAACCGTAA